The genomic window GACCAGTCGCACCTCGCCGCCCGGGCGCAGCACGCGATGGAACTGCGCCAGCGCCGCATGCTGCAGCACGCGGCGCTTGTGGTGGCGCGCCTTGGGCCAGGGGTCGCTGAAATACAAGTGGATGATCGCCACGCAACCGTCGGGCAGCCAGTGCGCGATGAACTCGACTGCGTCCGCATAGAGCATGCGCACATTGGGCAAGGCATGCCTCCGCACCCGGTCGGTGGCGTGGCGGAAGAATTCGCCCGCGTTCTCCACGCCCAGGAAGTCGCGCTCGGGGCAGCGCGTCGCCTCCTGCACGAGGAAAGTCCCCTTGCCCGACCCGATTTCGATCTCGAAGGGGCGAGACTCGTCGCGCCCCGGGAAAAAGAAATCCGCGGCGATCCGGCCTTGCTCCGGCGCCGTCAGATCCCGCTGATTCCAGCCCCACGGCCTCAGATCTGGGTGCGCTCGCTCGCTCAATCGAATTATTTGCTCGAAGTCTTATTCTTCGACTTCTTGGCGCTCTTGGCCGTGGCGCGGGCCTTCGCCTTGGTGGCCTTCGCCTTCACGACTTTGGCGGCCTTGGATTTCGCAGCCGCCTTCTTGACCGCCGGCGCCTTGGCGACCGGTGCTGCTTGTGCAGGCTCCGACTTCTCGATGGTCTTCTTGCGCCACTCCACGCGCGGCGCATCCACCCACATCCCCTCGAGGTCATACCACGCACGCTGCCCGGGCTCAAAGAGATGCACGACGACATCGACGAAATCGGCGGCGATCCAGGTGCCGTTGGTGTCGCGGTCGCGCTTCCAGCGGGGCATGCCATGCTCGGCGCCATAGGCTTTCAACTGGTCGGCGACGGCCTTCATCTGCCGGTCGCTGGTTCCGCTGGCAATGACCAGATATTCGCAGAGCTGGCTGCGGCCGCGCACATCGATCAGGGTGACCTGCTCGCACTTCAGCTCCGAGGCCATGCGCGCCAGCTCGATCGCGAACTGGCGAATGTCCTTGGCGTCGCCCTGGCTCTGCGAGCGCGACACGTTCAGTGGTGCTTCGGCTTTCTTCGCGACCGGGGCCTGGCTCTTCGAAGACACTCGCACGGTCACTCGCTGCGGCCCCGCGACATGCCGCGTCCGCCCGACTTGGACTTGCTCTTGGCGCCGGCGCGTCCGCCCGCTCCGCCGCTGCGTCCGCCGTCGCGCGATCCCGCGCCGACCGCGGTCGATCCGGGGCGTCCGAGTTCGCGTGGCGGGCCGCGCCGCACTTCGCGGCGCTTGCGCTCCGACGGCTTCTCGTAGTACTGGCGCTTCTTGACCTCCTTGGTCAGGCCTTCCTTCTCGCAGATTTTCTTGAAGCGCCGCAGAAGTTGTTCCGCGGATTCACCGGCACGAGCCTTGATACGAATCGCCATAGTTGCAGTTGTCCTTCGGGTTTGAGGTAAAGAGCCTCGTATCATGACCGTTTTCCCCCCTCCCCGCAAGCGGTTCGATCCTTGATTTTTCAGCCATAATGGCCCGATGCCCGTCCTGGTCGACGCCCTGAATGTGCTGCACGTGACGGGCGTCCTGCCGCCGGAGATGGCCGGGCCCGAGCCGGCGGATCTGGCGGGATGGATCGAGCGAAGCCGCTACCGCGGCGAGAAGGTCTCCCTGGTGTGCGACGGACAGAAGCCCTCTTCGTCGAGTTTCCTGCGCGGCAGTTTCGTCACCTTGGTCTGGACGGGCGCCCAGAAAGCCGACGACCGGATCGCCGCCACCCTGCAGGAGTCCAGTCATCCGCGCCGCCATCTGGTGGTTTCCTCCGATCGACAGGTGCAGAAGACCGCGACGCGACTCGGCGCCCGGACCCTGTCCAGCGCGACATTTCTTCAGCATCTGGCCAGTGATCTGCGCCGCACTCCGCGCCCTCAGTCGCCCGATCGCAATGTTACGCTGGACCCGCGGAGCGTCCAGAACTGGTTGGAAACCTTCGGGCTCTCCGGTGATTCCAAGAGCAAGGACCGACCATGACCGCGCCCACATCCGCACCGATTGACTTCGACCATCCGCCCGCCGATCCCGTCGCGGCGTGCCGCCAATGGTTTGCAGAGGCGGAGCAACTGCCGCTGCCCTTTCCCAACGCGATGACGCTGGCCACGATCGATCCCGACGGGCGGCCCTCGGCGCGCATCGTGTTGCTGCGCGGTTTCGACGAGCGCGGTGCCGTCTTCTTCACCAACCGTCAGAGCCGCAAGGGCATCGCGATCGCGGCCAACGCCGCCGCGGCGCTGCTCTTTCACTGGGACCAGGCGCCGATCGGCCGGCAGATCCGGATCGAGGGCGCCGCGACCCATGTCAGCGATGCTGAGAGCGACGACTATTGGAAGACCCGGCCGCGCGAGAGCCAGATCAACGCCTGGGCAAGCCATCAAAGCCATCCCGTGGCGAACCTCGCGGCGCTGAAGCAGGCGCAGCAGGAGCAGGAGTCCCGGTTCAAGGGCCGCGATGTCCCGCGCCCGCCGCATTGGGGCGGCTACCGGGTCTCCCTGGAGCGCATCGAATTGTGGCAGGGCGATCCGCAGCGACTGCACGATCGCGTGCTCTACTCCCGCGCCGGCTCCGGTTGGACGGTGCAGCGCCTCTGCCCCTGACGGTACGGGCGCAGCGCCATCAAGCCATCACTTCGGCGCCGCGCCGTGAAGACCCCTGCCATCCGCGCGGCTTCTTCGCCGGCGGCGTCCAGCCCCCATGCACGGTGACTTCGCCCAGATCCGCGAGCACCGCGCGGACGCGAGAAAGCAGCTGCTGGTCGGGCACCACGCGAAGGCCGCGCGCCATCATCACCACCTCTCGCCCATCCTCCAGTTGCAGGCGCAACCAGGTGTCCACGGGGCGCCCGTCGAGCGATTGCATGCCGCCGGCGGATTGGCGCAGCACGCCGGCCACCATGTTCCAGGCGCCGCGCAGTTGCGAATCCGTCTGCCCGTTGCCGCCCCGGAGCCGGATCTCCAGCTTCATGGCGAGGCACTCCTGGGCGCGCTGAATCGGGATCACGCGGTCCACGATGATGCTCGGCTCCGCCCGCGAGCGGTCCAGGTGACCGATCGCGATCACCACGCGGTCGACCTGCAGATGCTCGCCATGCTTGGCGAAGGACTCGGGAAAGATCACGCCGTCGACCTGTCCGACGCGGTCGGAGAAGGTCAGCATCGCCATGCGGCGGCCCGGCTCGCGCCCTTTCTGACTCACCGTAGCGCGGACCCGGCTCACGACCCCGGCGAGCACCAGCGGCGCGTCGGCAGGCATCTCCGCGATGGCGCGACTGTCCGCAGTGCAGAAGCTGCGGATCTCCATTGCAAAATCATCCAGCGGATGGCCGCTCACATGGAACCCGAGCGCCTCCTTTTCCATCGACAGCATCGTGGCGCGGTCCCACGGCGGAACATTCGGGAGTGGCGTTGCGGCGCCTTCCTTCTTCCCCGCGGTCGCAGACTCGTCGAAGGAACCGAACATGCTCAGCTGGCCGCTGAGCTTGTCCTTGGCCTTTTGCTGCGCAGCGCGCACGGCCTCCGGAATGGCCGCCAGCAGCGCGGCCCGCGAGGCCACGCCGTGCAGCGCATCGAAGACTCCGCCCTTGACCAGCGACTCGAGCGTCGCCTTGGTGACGGCCTTGGCGTCGGCCCGTTCGCAGAACTCGAAGAAGTCACGGTAGGCGCCGCCCTTCTTGCGCTCGGCCACCGCGGCGCGGACCGCGTTGTCGCCGACTCCATTGATCGCCCGCAAGCCGAAACGCACATGCCCGTGACAGGCGTCGGCAGTCTCGCCCTCCTCGAACACCACGGCGAAGTCATTCTCGCTGCGGTTGATGTCGGGCGGCTTCACCTCGACGCCGACGTGGGGCTTGGCCTTGGTCGAATCGGGCCAGAGGCAGCGATTGCAATCATCGAGATAGACCGCCCACTCCTCGATCTTGCGCGCCTGACTTTCCAGGCTCAGCACGGAGGCCATGTAGAAGGCGGGGAAAAAGGTTTTCAAGTAAGCCGTCTGGTAGGCGACGATGGCGTACCCCGTGGAGTGACTCTTGTTGAAGCCATACCCGGCGAATCGAAGAATCAGTTCGAAAAGGTTGGCGGCGTCCTGCGGATCCACGCCGCGAGTCACCGAGCCCGCGACGAAATCCGCACGCGCCGACTCGATCACGTCGGTCTTCTTCTTGCTGATCGCCTTGATGACGGTGTAGGCCGCCCGCAGCGGAATGCCGCCGAGCTGGTGGAGCACCTGCATGACCTGCTCCTGATAGACCATGATGCCGTAGGTCTCCGCGGTCAGCTTGTCCACCAGATCGTGCAGCTTGGGCACCGCCTGCCGCTTGTGCTTGCGCGCGTTGAAATCCGGAATCAGGTCCATCGGCCCGGGCCGGAAGAGGGCGTTGGCCGCGATCAAGTCCTCCAGTCGGTCGGGCTGCATGTCCACCAGCAACTTGCGCATGCCGCCGGATTCAAACTGGAAGATGCCCATCGTGTCGCCGCGACGGAAAAGCGAAAGCACGCGCTGGTCGTCGGTCGGGATCCGGTCCAGGTCCAGCGGATGGGGCCCGCCGTCGCCCTCGCTGCGTCCCACCGCGGCCCAGATCGCGCCCTCGGAGAGTCCGCTTCGAATCATCTGCCGGCAGCGCTCGATCGTGGTCAGCGTCCGCAGCCCGAGAAAATCCATCTTCAAAAGTCCCGCCTGTTCGCAGGTGGGTCCATCCCACTGCGTGACCGTCACCACTTCGTCGCCGCCACCGGTGGCCCGGCAGAGC from Planctomycetota bacterium includes these protein-coding regions:
- a CDS encoding NYN domain-containing protein → MPVLVDALNVLHVTGVLPPEMAGPEPADLAGWIERSRYRGEKVSLVCDGQKPSSSSFLRGSFVTLVWTGAQKADDRIAATLQESSHPRRHLVVSSDRQVQKTATRLGARTLSSATFLQHLASDLRRTPRPQSPDRNVTLDPRSVQNWLETFGLSGDSKSKDRP
- the trmB gene encoding tRNA (guanosine(46)-N7)-methyltransferase TrmB, with product MSERAHPDLRPWGWNQRDLTAPEQGRIAADFFFPGRDESRPFEIEIGSGKGTFLVQEATRCPERDFLGVENAGEFFRHATDRVRRHALPNVRMLYADAVEFIAHWLPDGCVAIIHLYFSDPWPKARHHKRRVLQHAALAQFHRVLRPGGEVRLVTDHDELWKWYEELLAAQDLFTRKAFAPPASAEAGEVVGTNFERKYRREGRPFHATTLVKRS
- the rsfS gene encoding ribosome silencing factor is translated as MSSKSQAPVAKKAEAPLNVSRSQSQGDAKDIRQFAIELARMASELKCEQVTLIDVRGRSQLCEYLVIASGTSDRQMKAVADQLKAYGAEHGMPRWKRDRDTNGTWIAADFVDVVVHLFEPGQRAWYDLEGMWVDAPRVEWRKKTIEKSEPAQAAPVAKAPAVKKAAAKSKAAKVVKAKATKAKARATAKSAKKSKNKTSSK
- the rpsU gene encoding 30S ribosomal protein S21, with product MAIRIKARAGESAEQLLRRFKKICEKEGLTKEVKKRQYYEKPSERKRREVRRGPPRELGRPGSTAVGAGSRDGGRSGGAGGRAGAKSKSKSGGRGMSRGRSE
- the dnaE gene encoding DNA polymerase III subunit alpha: MPDDVHAKERPQFAHLHLHSEYSLLDGANKLERLVERVKELGMDSVAVTDHGNLHGAVEFYNAARSAGVKPILGIEAYVAIGDRRERVQTGIADGGFHLVLLAENLAGWRNLMKLSSDAYLNGFYYKPRMDKSTLEQWGAGLIAINGHLGSSLAHHLTLFAQTQDPRHWEDARNEALWHAKTFGANERGEPRFYVELQRHIEEQWRIDPLLQKLAQELGLPLVCDNDAHFLRAEDHDTHDTLCCISMARTKDSTDRLRYPEQLYVKSPEEMSELFADVPDSLRNACAIAARCNVELPQDESHAPLVRVKKVKRDKGPEAMDATEAFTEFCRAYELRPFDATQASAKDRTAAKSECDEALRELSEAGLMWRYGKAGITEAIRTRLERELKILADKSISAYFLIVWDFVNWARQQGIPAIARGSGVGTMVGYVLGLSNACPERFGLLFERFTDPDRSEYPDIDVDICQDGRARVLEYVRNKYGHVAQIITFGRLKAKAAVKDVARVMGLSPSEGQRLANMVPAELHITLAEAIEREEELQKAMKADPLIAKVLEHAQALEDHARHAGIHAAGVVIATRPLDEIVPLCRATGGGDEVVTVTQWDGPTCEQAGLLKMDFLGLRTLTTIERCRQMIRSGLSEGAIWAAVGRSEGDGGPHPLDLDRIPTDDQRVLSLFRRGDTMGIFQFESGGMRKLLVDMQPDRLEDLIAANALFRPGPMDLIPDFNARKHKRQAVPKLHDLVDKLTAETYGIMVYQEQVMQVLHQLGGIPLRAAYTVIKAISKKKTDVIESARADFVAGSVTRGVDPQDAANLFELILRFAGYGFNKSHSTGYAIVAYQTAYLKTFFPAFYMASVLSLESQARKIEEWAVYLDDCNRCLWPDSTKAKPHVGVEVKPPDINRSENDFAVVFEEGETADACHGHVRFGLRAINGVGDNAVRAAVAERKKGGAYRDFFEFCERADAKAVTKATLESLVKGGVFDALHGVASRAALLAAIPEAVRAAQQKAKDKLSGQLSMFGSFDESATAGKKEGAATPLPNVPPWDRATMLSMEKEALGFHVSGHPLDDFAMEIRSFCTADSRAIAEMPADAPLVLAGVVSRVRATVSQKGREPGRRMAMLTFSDRVGQVDGVIFPESFAKHGEHLQVDRVVIAIGHLDRSRAEPSIIVDRVIPIQRAQECLAMKLEIRLRGGNGQTDSQLRGAWNMVAGVLRQSAGGMQSLDGRPVDTWLRLQLEDGREVVMMARGLRVVPDQQLLSRVRAVLADLGEVTVHGGWTPPAKKPRGWQGSSRRGAEVMA
- the pdxH gene encoding pyridoxamine 5'-phosphate oxidase, with product MTAPTSAPIDFDHPPADPVAACRQWFAEAEQLPLPFPNAMTLATIDPDGRPSARIVLLRGFDERGAVFFTNRQSRKGIAIAANAAAALLFHWDQAPIGRQIRIEGAATHVSDAESDDYWKTRPRESQINAWASHQSHPVANLAALKQAQQEQESRFKGRDVPRPPHWGGYRVSLERIELWQGDPQRLHDRVLYSRAGSGWTVQRLCP